The region ATAGAGCGGCCTCGTAAAATCCAGCCAGTCGAACATATTGTTCGATTTGTGGAGGGACACCATTCAAAGGAATGTGGGGTAATCTCAGCTTCAAGACTTTCTTATTTGTTTGGTTCCAAACATATCCCGACacatgtttgttttgtttcaccTACAACGTCGGATTTTTTGGACCGAGAGTTAGCACTGCTTCATCCGCCATTTACAAAACCTTCATGAAGTAATAACATGCAACCGAAAATTAGGCATCAAAGAAAGTTTGAGACTCAAAAACAAATGATaaactaaaatatttgaaaGGTAAGAATGAGAGATAGAGTTAGAAATAATTACCAACTATATAGAGACTTTTACACTTGAGAGAGTTTGAGGGTAGGTAGAGCTTGAGAGGTATCAAACTTATCACTCGAGAGTTCAGAAATGAGGCTTGAaagttgagaattgagagagTTGGAGAGGTGAAGTCGAGCATGCATGGAAAATAACTTCAACATTTCTGGGGGTCCTTTTATAGAGGTTTGAGACCGCCAGAAATGCTCAATATGGCCGACAAGCCATTCGCGAGATCAGTTGTGAATGCATGATCGTGGCTGACAAGCCATTCGCGTGGCAGGCTGCGAAAGCCTTTGCATGCCTCTACAGCTCTGCACCGTCCCATCCATATCAGCCATTCGCGAGCATTGTTGTGTATGCCTCCTGTTCCTCAGTCAAAACACAAGACTGCATCGGGAAGGAGGAGAATCTCTCCTGGCGCACCAGATTCTCCTTGTCTTATTAGGATTCGCAAGGTACCTTACGAATGGCTGTCGTTCAACCTGACAAAGCTGTCGTTCATGTCATTCAGTTATGAAAAAGTTGTTTGTCCTATTACTATTCGTATGGAATCTCTTGAATGCTTACAGAAACTATCCCAAAtagttaattttgttttttttcaccCCTTTcttcaattaataattttttttacgcTTCAGAAAAAAAAGCTTAAAAACCCATGCTGATCAATTAATGAAGAAATACATGACTAGAGAAAAGTGAGACCTATGGATAGATGTGACAAGAGCTTAACACAGAATGAGCAAAAGACAAAGAACTTTTTTTCttcgagtaatgatatatacacacctcactttctcttccatctcattttctcttccatctcattttcacctatttttctttctatctctctctatattttctgtcacatcacatatcatatcactaatttctctctcattccttCACTACCTCccaaggtggaggtggaaatgaTTGGTGAATAAAACattattgtttttcttcttttcaccGGAAGGTACTTTATAATGGTggtattatattattatagacCAGCAATCAATCACCAAAGAGAGATAGATCTAGAGAGAGATAAAACAACTCTGAGAGACATGGCCAATGAGGCATTGATTGGTTGGTCctataggaaaaaaaaagtaaaaaagagaATGTTTTTGGGTCTAGGCAGTAAAAAAGAGAATATAATAACTAAATATAATGAATTACTATGATAACATTCTTATCATTATCATAGATAGATTGTGTAGGAGTATGTTTTCACTTGTTGCTGTTTGTAAGAGATGGGGGAAACTGGAAGACAAAATGAAGATAGCTCTCATGAAGACATTGTCCCCTTGAATTCCAACATATTCCCTTTTTTATGCTCCCTCTCAGACCACGCCTCATTCTCCTTCTATCACACTCTCACTTTTTGTTTGGACTGCGTGCCCTCTGTAAAGTGCAAAATGTGGACCCTCCCCTTCCCCACACTGCACTACATTTGTCTTCATTCACTCACCATCAACATGCATACATATCCTATTCGAACTATTCTTATGTTCTTCCACCTAATCTCTCTACAACAGTACTATTTGGGCCAGTGtccacttttaatttaattcaattcaattaaaaCCATACAGAGGGGTGGCTTTTAGAGGTGCTCTTTCAACATGTATTAAAGAGGTGGTTTAATCATCTCAACTCTCAAGAGGTGCTGTATTGGCACAGCACTCAAGCCACATAGTGTCACCTTGATTTGAGGCCAAACATGGATTTTGGATAAattttccaaacacacattAACAGTCTTATACAGCTAATTCTCAAAACAGAGGATTGGTATGAGTTTCAAACTTTACACCAATAATGTGTTAGAAATAATGAGTTTCCAACTTTACACTAATAACGTGTTAGAAATAATAAGACAAAATTATGTGCTTTTATTCAATAATTTTAGTTTTTGGGATAATTAATTAAGTGTTGGGGATGACCATAACAATTTTAGACCCCCTTTATTTTAGCactgaaataaaaaattgtggTTAAGACATTTTCGCTGACTTAAATCTTCTAGTAATTCTGGACCCAAACGTTAGTGTTGGGTACTAACATTAGAGCGCTTATTTTCCAACAGCCCAATGTTCCCAATGCCTTaacattagattttttttatgcaTGGGGTTTTTGTTGTTTTCTCTTTATGGGAATTATAAGAAAATTGTGTACTCTTGTGGATAGTTGgcgtttttatttttgttatttctAATGTCTTACTTCGGAGCTAATCTTTCACCtctttattatataatatatttagacttcaaaaaaaaattagaagccCTACCCAAAGTCCTCCATTTTCCTAATGGAGACATAAAGTTTTTTTGTCTCACTTAATGTTGTAACGTTGAAAATCAACACCTGAGTGTTGCCTTCATCGTTCCAACATTGGTTTTCGCTAACATACAATGTTGGGATGTTAAAATCTAGTTAGCTAGGTTCTTACCTACCCAGCCTTTGAGCATTGAGCACTAGTATAGTGCAagaatttaaaattcaaaattttgaatCAACGTCTGAACATCGGATCGAGTTTGCCAATGTTTAAAGGTTAGTTCatattcaattttaaaaagGTGAGAAGTGGATCATTTCTACAaatctttatttaattttctcccCCTTATTGCTTTCAAAGACCTCTCACCCCTCCCTATATAACCACACGTTTTATAAGTTTTACAAGTAAAATATCAAGTTTATCATACAAGAATAAAATAGGTGGCGTTTATATGACTATGGGAAACAGATCATTGGTAATTATCATCAACACGGGAGTGGTATCCACTTGCAGAAAAAATGGTAGCCAATTAGTGTGTATTGCTTACAACCTTTTGATTTATAGGACAGTGTCTACATTTGCCCAAAAAGGGCAGCGAATAATATCGCATAATAATGTAAGATATAGCTAGCCTGAGCTAGGTTACTACAAATGGAAGAAGAATAGAAGATAACTGAGCAGTGGCTTTGGCTTAGGGtaatcaaaaaaagaaaaagataagttAACATCCATGCATTTAATTTGGACAAATCTATTCATATATCCCTTTTAGTTTTATCACACAAAGAGTTTAATTTGACAAAGGAAACAAGACCAAAATCTGAGCTAGTTGCATATATATTTTAGATTACCATTTGGATGAGTTTTTAGTGGTCAAGATTGCCGTAAACGCCTGGCATGCTCTAATTTATCAATTAAACAGATTGAATTAATTACAAGATAATTAACACAATTCTTCATGCACAAGTCATCTTCTGACAACTTGGTATAGGTTAGTAAGTATGAGGTCATTATCATATCATAACATACAAAAGtacgttttttttatagacaataaaatatatatttaatagaagtacaagagatacttcaacccaatacaaaaaagaaaggaagagggaaaagaaaaagatttaCAAATAGAGAAAACGCCTAAATGGAGGGAAGACTAGAGAAAAtgacctcattaaaaccttcacGAGGGAAAACCCAATTGGACAAAACCCTAGAGAAAAGTACATACTTAATTGATTTTTTCTCCACTAATTTTACGGCATGAAGTAATTATGACATTTAGAAGCTATCATATATGTTTTTCTTAAATAATTTCGATTTGAAATTTActgtaaaataattttcatattttagaattaattttgaaaaaaagagaaacgtTATGAGTACTTTGAATTTGCATATAATGGTTTTGAGCTTTAAAGGCATGGCCAAAACAATAATATCAAACATGAAAATGCCTTAAGAAGCAAATGAGATATTGTGGACAAAAGATTATGAGGATGATGTAATGTTAATGGGGCAGGTGAAAATGGCATAAGTAGCAAAGCAAATTAGCATGTTGGGTATATATTTTGATAATCCACGTGACAATTGGGATATACACACATatacatattatatatatatatatatatatatttattgagaTATAGGAGGCAAAACAAGATCATAGGTGCTCGAATAATAGAATTTGGTTCCACGTTCTAGATTCTATTTTGGATTGAAGCTAGCATATATGGATTCTCTTCCTTTTcctaaaaaaaatgttttccccaaattttattttagcttCAGAACGGATTAATGTATGGGGATTTTAACATGACTTAACTCTGAGTAAATAAATTTTGGATTCTACTCAAATCGTGGAAAAATACTCATTTTATCGTTTGGATACATAATAAAAAGCTGGATGATGTCAAAATTATGATATACAACCCAAAAGCTAATAAAAATTCTTCTATCATCGTGAATTTGATTCacagtgattttttttttggtatttgactaataatatttcattatgagaaaaagtttgatgcccGTCAACCAATTatattttaaggatgtgagaaaatctctcttttcatttaatttctttaattgacatgtcacattcttgaaatctaattggttgacggtgtaaaaaaactttacaccgtcggtgaatcaaaattaaactctttcaTTATATTATTCGAGTGTAAAATGCTAGAGAGATAAGAATAAATAAGAGGTAagttttattaaaaatttatatatgatGAATGTGATTAAAAATGAGAGATaatttatactccctccgtctctgattataagctaaagttgtaaaaatcacgcttattaagaaagtattaattgatgcattgattttcaaaaaaaagtacaACTTTTCATGACTACCCATATTTAAGATAGCACTTTTTAATCATTATACTACTAAtagtgctccactaccaataattGCAAGgataaatatgtaaaaaaatattagtttttacaactttagcttatatttagtgacaaaacataagtcataactttagcttataattagggacggtgGGAGTATATCATTACCATATTTGATAGTATATATGTTGTAGTGTACTGTTTTCGTGTTCAAATAGACTTCTGTTCCGTCTCTATAGCCTCTGCTTTTCCCATTTTCCATTGAATACAACTTTTCTTTTGGtcttaaacaattattttatgAATATATATAGCTTAAAGCTGCAAAGGGTAGGACTTGGTAGCAGCATGCACTGTGCTTTCTGTTTCaagcaaagagaaagaagagagagagagagatttagTTTTAgcatttgttttatttatttggcATTGGTGCTTGTGCTTGAGAAAGTgtgaaacaaagaaagaaaaaaagaagcatGCAGTATCATCAGGGTCAGTGTGATGAGTAGTTTCACTGAAGAAAGGTTGGTTTCTttttaagaaaaacaaaaaaacaagttCTCATGCTTAGGTACGCGTGCTTTGATGGGAAGTGATGAGTTTTTAGCCCCACCTCGCTCAAAGAAAGAATGAAAAGATCTGCAAATTGTTTCTTTTTTCGCAGGTTTTGTTCCTTGTTCTGTTGTTGGATTCTTTTGTTTTTGACAACAAATGAGATTGATAGGTAGATAGATAGCATGATAGATTCTCTATGTTAAGAAGAAGAATATGGTCCCTTGTTTTCTACCACTCTTTTGTTCTTCCTTCTCTGCCCAACAACAACACAAGCAACTGAGGGTGTGGAAGGAGAATTCATCAGTGTTTAGTGTGATGCTTCTTGTGAATTGAAGACGTGGAAAAACAGGTTCCTCTAGTCTTGTGGTGGAGCATAGGAATAATATATTGAATGGCTTCCGTAGAAGAAAAGATTAAAACTGGAGGAGTAGGAGTAGGTGTTGGTGTTGGAGTTGTTGGGGgtcaaactcaaactcaaaatcTTGTTGCTGAGATGAAACTGCTGAAGGATTGTggtttgtttcctttttttgTTTGTATTGAGGAAACCAAGATCAATCTTTTACTATGGTTTTTCACATGCCTTTTTATGCTGCTAATTTTTTCAGGGGTGAGAAGGACTTTGAACTCAGAGTTATGGCATGCTTGTGCTGGCCCTCTTGTATCATTGCCTCAAGTTGGGAGCCTTGTGTATTACTTCCCTCAGGGACATAGTGAGCAGGTGAATGAACACTTATTCTCATGTTATAAACCATATTTCATCAATGTTcggaaattcttctacaattgattctaaagcctcTAGAATCAACTCTCCAAAGCTCCTGTGTGTAGCTTCTTCTTAAATTGATTATAAAACTGCCAGAATCAACTCTCTGGAGCTTCTGGCTTGAACCGCCAGAATCAACTCTCGAGAGCTTTTATGAGAAGTTTGAgtctcagaattgattctgtgCAATAATAAGCTGATTCAAACaggcaatttttttttatctctaacTGATTAGTAGTAACTAAGGATGCTTAGAAAGGTTGAGAACCGAACTATTTTAGTCTCTTTTTTGTATTattgttatattcaatcaaccTAGATTCTAGTTTCTATTGATTGGCTGAAGCATATGTGTGTTCTTAACAGGTGGCAGCTTCTACTAGAAGAACAGCAACCTCACAGATTCCAAATTATCCTAGTCTCCAATCTCAGTTACTGTGCCAAGTTCAAAATGTCACACTACATGTGAGTGTTCTGGAGTGGTTGACCACACTTACAATTTCTGTCATGAAGGGCTAATTTCAGGTTCAAATTGTTATGACCCCTCAATAaatttcaccattttctctgTATGTTATGATAGGCAGACAAGGAGACAGATGAAATCTATGCTCAAATGAGTCTCCAACCAGTGAATTCTGTAAGCTTGGAAGTCTCAGTTCTGGGATTATTGTTATTTCACATTTGACTATGAAAATTATTTGTGATCTATTGGCCATTCTTCTCAGTATAAAGTTTCTTGTGTTAGGAAAAAGAAGTATTTCCTATATCTGATTTTGGGACAAAGCAAAGTAAACATCCCAGTGAGTTTTTCTGCAAAACTTTGACTGCTAGTGACACCAGCACACATGGTGGCTTTTCAGTTCCGCGAAGGGCGGCAGAGAAGCTCTTTCCTCAATTGGTATGTGGCTATAACACCAGTTGGTTTTGATTGCAAACATTCTTTTTATGTTGGGTAAAATGCTGTGCAAAACCATTTTTCGGTTTTGCTTTGCTGGGTAAAATGTTGTGCCTGAATCACCATTTGGTTAATGCATTTTCATTTCAGGATTACACAATTCAGCCCCCAACACAAGAGCTTGTGGTTCGTGATTTGCATGACAATACCTGGACATTTCGACATATATACCGGGGTGAGGATGTTTTCTGCATTCAACTACTCTATCATTTGATTTGGTAGAAAGCAGGAATCAATTTTTTGTGGTTTTAGATTCTATTTCTTAAAAAGCACAACTACATCCTCCTTTTTTCGCTGCAAGTTATTGTTAGGATTTGCAGCTTTTCTTTGAGCACATTTTTGTATGAAGGGCTTGGATTGAGTTAGAGTTCTTATATTGCAACTTTTTTTGTACATTTTATTGTAGGTCAGCCAAAGAGACACCTTCTCACCACAGGGTGGAGTTTGTTTGTAGGCTCAAAAAGGCTTAGAGCAGGTGATTCTGTTCTTTTTATCAGGTAACTTGGTGGCTACTAGCTGAATTCATCACTATTTAAATGTGTTAATATAGAAGAAggcattttcaattttcaaggaAAAGGGAAGTATAACACTGGAGTACTAAGTGCATGTTTAGAAAaccttcaaaatcaattatgtggAGAAACTTCTGGCCTTCTGGGTGAGAACAATAAGCTGATTCAAACATGTGATGAGTTTTGTTTGCTTCAGTTTTTTCAAGTGGTTGCAACTTGCTAGTAAAATCATATAGTTATGTTTATTTATAGTTAGGTTAACTTTTGTGCTAAGCAAAGGCCACACAATTCTTGTTTATCCACCATGATGACATTGCTTATAATGAATTCATAATATACATAACTTTCTTCACACTAAATGTGTTGTGTAAATTGTCACAAGGGATGAGATATCGCAATTGCGAGTTGGTGTGAGGCGTGCTAATCGTCAACAGACAACACTGCCGTCATCAGTACTCTCTGCTGATAGCATGCACATTGGTGTGCTTGCTGCTGCAGCTCATGCTGCTGCTAATCGCAGTCCATTCACTATTTTCTACAATCCTAGGTATGTTCAATAATTAATACGTCCATGCTCTGACCTAACATATATCTAAGACATAGTTCTGTTGAAACTATAGCTTCTTTTGTAATATCTGTTTCTACTTGTTTGCAGGGCATGTCCGTCAGAGTTTGTTATTCCGCTGGCTAAATACAGAAAGGCTGTGTATGCGAGTCAGCTCTCAGTTGGCATGAGGTTTGGTATGATGTTTGAGACAGAGGAATCGGGTAAGCGCAGGTAATTTCTTGAATACTTGGATTGTCCTATAGCCAAATATGCATGATAAACTATTTTGTTGTGATATATGAAGAGTCCGGAACAAACAGGAAAATTTGACATATACTTGATCTTTTGTACAGATATATGGGCACAATTGTTGGTATCAATGATGTGGATCCTTTGAGGTGGCCTGGTTCTAAGTGGCGAAATATTCAGGTAGATTAGCATCAATTCTGATGAAatagaagctgatccaaacacgcTTCTCccaataattgattttgactttaccATCAATTCTAGAATGAATCCAAACATGTTCTAAGTTCTGGTCACCCCCCATCATAAGCTTGTTCTACATGATAGGTTCAATATTAAGTTCTATTATTCATGATTTATTGTATCATACAATCTAGCATCTCTATAAAGCATCTGTTGGAGCTAAAGCTTAGTGAAAATAGTTGGCCTGCTATTCTGAGTCAGCAGCTGAGATGCTATCAATTTCTCTATAAACAGGTGGAGTGGGATGAACCAGGGTGTGGTGATAAGCAGAATAGAGTTAGTGTATGGGATATTGAGACTCCTGAAAGCCTTTTCATCTTTCCTTCTTTGACTTCAAGTCTGAAAAGGCCATTACAATCTGGACTTTTAGGTATGTTTcgtagtgcatgtttggatacactgTAGAAAACCACGGTGAAGCCAAAATCATGGTAGACATAAGTAAAATCTAAGGGAAGTTGTTTCTGTCGCTCATTGTGGTTTTCtaccgtgtatccaaacatacccTCTCTTCCTACTCTATTTATGTATCTTCAATTTGATGATATATTTGTTGGTTGGTGCAGAAAATGAGTGGGGAACTTTGTTAAGAAAACCTTTTATAAAAGCTCCTGAAAGTGGAGCAATGGAGCTCTCAAGCTCAATACCAAATCTATACCAAGAACAACTCATGAAAATGCTTTTTAAACCCCAAGCTGTTAACAACAATGGAGCTTTTCCTTCTCTCATGCAACAAGAATCTGCTGCTACAAGAGGTCCCTTGCAAGTAGATAACCAAAATGTTCATCTTGCAAGTACAGGGAGCATGACACTAAAAAATCCATGCTCACAATCTTCCCAAAACTCTCAAACCACACTGCTGAAAAGTGATCAGCCTGAAAAATTGCATCCTCAGCCCAGAATTGACAATCACCTAACTTCTGGAACAGTCACTGACAACAAGTCAAGGTTAGAATCTGAGGTGTTAGATCATGTGTTGGACTTTCCTTCCATGGAAGGATGCAAGATTGAAAAAATGGTCACAAATCCTATTAACCCTCAAAACCTAGCAAGCCACTTGACAATCAATAATCAAAACCAGAATCCATTACTCCCACAATCCAGTACATGGCCTATGCAGCACACTCAGTTAGAATCATCCTTATCTTATCCCCAAGTTATTGACATGTCCCAATCTGATTCGGCTATTGTGAATGGCACACTTCCGCAGCTAGACATTGAAGAATGGATGGCATATTCTTCTTGCCAACCTTTTGCTGGACAAAATAGATCGAATGGGCCTTTCTCAGATTTTCAAGAACATGCCTCACTTCAAGCTCAAGTAGTGAATAATCCCTCTTTAACTTCAACTAACCAAGAAGTGTTAGATCATTATGTcaagaatttgaagtttttcTCCCAAGCTGATCAACTAACATCCATCTATGGCTTCAACGGTATATCTAGTTCAAACAACTTGAGGGATCTCTCATCTGAAAGCAATAACCAAAGTGAAATTTGTGTGAATGTTGATGTTAGTAACAGTGTAAATACCACAACAGTTGATCCTTCTACTACTTCAAGTACCATTTTGGATGAGTTTTGCACAATGAAAGAGAGGGACTTTCAGCATCCACAAGAGTGCATGGTGGGAAACTTGAGTTGCAGCCAGGATGGCCAGTCTCAGATAACCTCAGCAAGTCTAGCAGAGTCACATGCCTTTTGTCTGAGAGACAACTCAGGTGGCACATCTTCAAGCCATGTTGATTTTGATGATAGCAGTCTTCTGCAGAATAACTCATGGCAGCAAGGTTCTACTCCCATCAGAACCTACACCAAGGTTTGTAATGGAGAAAGTCTATTGCTCTGCATGTTTGGATAAACTTATTTtctctcagaatcaattctgacactcATAGCTACTCACAATAGCTTCTCCGCAGAATTGATTTTTGTTGTAGAATCAATTCTATAAGAATTTCCAACCATGCTATAGATGATGTTGTTTTATCTTATTATGATTCATGAAAGTTTTACTTCTGCAATATAATGTTACCATCAAAAGTATTGTTTGTTTTGGAAGTTCAACTATATTATTTGGCTCAACATGTATTTCATCATGGTTTTGTGCTCACAGGTGCAAAAGGCAGGTTCTGTGGGAAGATCAATTGATGTCACTACTTTCAAGAACTATGAGGAGTTGATTCGCGCAATTGAATGCATGTTTGGACTCGATGGTTTGTTGAATGACACTAAAGGTTCCGGGTGGAAATTGGTGTATGTAGATTATGAGAGTGATGTTCTACTTGTAGGTGATGATCCTTGGGAGTAAGTTTCTTACACTTCTCTTGTAATCTGTGATCTTCCATGCTTAAGGCTGTGTTTGGATATCAGGTAGCACTAGTGCAAACAGATTCTAGCACGCACTTTGAGGTCAAAAGTGAACAAAACTCttcttagtgcatgtttggaatttATTAGTTAAGTGCAACGTAAACAGACTTTATCTCGAAGTGAGTGCTAACATCCGGTTGCCTTGATGCTAATGAATATTCATACACAGGCTAATAGATTGGGAATAAAGACTGTTCACATTGCACTCAATTGATATCAAATGCACACTATGTTTAACAGGCTTATTATGCTTATAGAGTTCTGTTAGATCTTGTGTGGCACTCTGATATATTATCCTTCTTCCTAATGTTCCTGTGCAGAGAATTTGTGGGGTGTGTCCGGTGTATCAGAATTTTATCACCTTCAGAAGTTCAACAGATGAGTGAAGAGGGCATGAAGCTTCTGAATAGTGGAGCCTTGCAAGGGATCAATGTTTGAGTTTTCAGGTAGCACAAAAGAGCCACTAAGCTATGCATTGTGATTTTCTTTTAAAGTAAAGGCATTTGTTGTGGGACAAGTGTAGTTTTACTTTGTCCTTATTACAAAGGTGCCATTTAATGCATAAACTGTGAATCACTTGACAAAGATCGGAGCAATTAGTAGGTATGGACCAAATATATCGAAGTTTATGTTCCAATGAGTCAACAGTTACATATACCTTATGTTGTAAGGAATTCTTGCAGGCAAGTGGAAATATTGTTCTTAATGCTATATTACTATGCATCATTGAATCTTGCAAATAATGATTCAATGCACTCCACATGGGAAAAAGATTAGATAACCAACCACCTAAAACTATATCCTTTTTGTAAATGCATGTCTCTAGTTTTATTTTCTTAGTTGTAAACTAAACTTAGTATT is a window of Lotus japonicus ecotype B-129 chromosome 5, LjGifu_v1.2 DNA encoding:
- the LOC130717428 gene encoding auxin response factor 5-like, producing the protein MASVEEKIKTGGVGVGVGVGVVGGQTQTQNLVAEMKLLKDCGVRRTLNSELWHACAGPLVSLPQVGSLVYYFPQGHSEQVAASTRRTATSQIPNYPSLQSQLLCQVQNVTLHADKETDEIYAQMSLQPVNSEKEVFPISDFGTKQSKHPSEFFCKTLTASDTSTHGGFSVPRRAAEKLFPQLDYTIQPPTQELVVRDLHDNTWTFRHIYRGQPKRHLLTTGWSLFVGSKRLRAGDSVLFIRDEISQLRVGVRRANRQQTTLPSSVLSADSMHIGVLAAAAHAAANRSPFTIFYNPRACPSEFVIPLAKYRKAVYASQLSVGMRFGMMFETEESGKRRYMGTIVGINDVDPLRWPGSKWRNIQVEWDEPGCGDKQNRVSVWDIETPESLFIFPSLTSSLKRPLQSGLLENEWGTLLRKPFIKAPESGAMELSSSIPNLYQEQLMKMLFKPQAVNNNGAFPSLMQQESAATRGPLQVDNQNVHLASTGSMTLKNPCSQSSQNSQTTLLKSDQPEKLHPQPRIDNHLTSGTVTDNKSRLESEVLDHVLDFPSMEGCKIEKMVTNPINPQNLASHLTINNQNQNPLLPQSSTWPMQHTQLESSLSYPQVIDMSQSDSAIVNGTLPQLDIEEWMAYSSCQPFAGQNRSNGPFSDFQEHASLQAQVVNNPSLTSTNQEVLDHYVKNLKFFSQADQLTSIYGFNGISSSNNLRDLSSESNNQSEICVNVDVSNSVNTTTVDPSTTSSTILDEFCTMKERDFQHPQECMVGNLSCSQDGQSQITSASLAESHAFCLRDNSGGTSSSHVDFDDSSLLQNNSWQQGSTPIRTYTKVQKAGSVGRSIDVTTFKNYEELIRAIECMFGLDGLLNDTKGSGWKLVYVDYESDVLLVGDDPWEEFVGCVRCIRILSPSEVQQMSEEGMKLLNSGALQGINV